In one window of Vibrio sp. JC009 DNA:
- a CDS encoding SirB1 family protein — translation MFNLVDEDLDNMELVEGALALNVSINPETNHHWVEQELKRLLSEAELALVSEQNEKQRFESFLRLFYHEWNFQGDTEAYFASDNVFMDKVLERRKGIPVSLGSLLLYFGRQLGFPVEGVTFPTQFIVKVSWYEEKPVYINPFNGEYVPEKVLQAWLIGHDGPLAKLEPSHLESADNPTVIGRWLAIIKSALLREERYTLALRCTNLALTFVPDDPYEIRDRGFIYQQLDCHQIAITDYEFFIDQCPEDPAADLLKAQLKAMNESSVTIH, via the coding sequence ATGTTTAATTTAGTCGATGAAGATTTAGATAATATGGAGCTGGTGGAAGGCGCACTGGCTTTGAATGTATCCATTAATCCTGAAACCAATCATCACTGGGTAGAGCAGGAACTAAAGCGTCTGCTGAGCGAAGCTGAACTGGCTCTGGTTTCAGAGCAGAATGAAAAGCAGAGATTTGAATCTTTTCTTCGCCTTTTCTACCACGAGTGGAATTTTCAGGGAGACACGGAGGCGTACTTTGCGTCAGATAATGTCTTTATGGATAAAGTGTTAGAGAGAAGAAAAGGGATCCCGGTCAGCCTGGGTTCGCTGCTGCTCTACTTTGGCCGTCAGCTTGGATTTCCTGTTGAGGGCGTCACTTTCCCTACACAATTTATTGTTAAAGTCAGCTGGTATGAAGAGAAGCCGGTCTATATCAATCCCTTTAATGGTGAGTATGTGCCGGAAAAAGTCCTTCAGGCGTGGCTGATTGGTCATGACGGGCCGCTGGCGAAGCTGGAGCCTTCTCATCTGGAGTCTGCTGATAACCCGACGGTTATCGGTCGCTGGCTTGCCATTATTAAGAGCGCACTTTTAAGAGAAGAGCGTTATACTCTTGCTTTAAGGTGTACGAATCTGGCGCTGACCTTTGTACCTGATGATCCATATGAAATCCGCGATCGCGGCTTTATCTATCAGCAGCTTGACTGCCATCAGATAGCCATCACGGATTATGAGTTTTTCATTGATCAATGCCCTGAAGATCCGGCAGCCGATCTGCTTAAAGCGCAGCTTAAAGCAATGAATGAAAGCTCGGTAACCATACATTAA
- the kdsA gene encoding 3-deoxy-8-phosphooctulonate synthase produces the protein MEQKIVHVGDIPVANDKPFTLFAGMNVLESRDLAMQICEHYVKVTDKLGIPYVFKASFDKANRSSVHSYRGPGLEEGMKIFQELKDTFGVKIITDVHTEEQAQPVSEVVDVIQLPAFLARQTDLVEAMAKTGSVINVKKPQFMSPGQVGNIVEKFAECGNEQVILCERGSCHGYDNLVVDMLGFGVMKKSSNGSPIIFDVTHSLQMRDPSGAASGGRREQTVELAKAGLATGIAGLFIEAHPNPDKARCDGPSALPLDKLEPFLAQMKALDDLIKGFEPIDIK, from the coding sequence ATGGAACAGAAAATCGTTCATGTTGGTGATATTCCTGTCGCAAATGATAAGCCATTCACCCTGTTTGCAGGTATGAATGTTCTGGAGTCCCGCGACTTAGCGATGCAGATCTGTGAGCACTATGTGAAGGTGACAGATAAGCTGGGTATTCCTTATGTATTTAAGGCTTCTTTCGATAAAGCGAACCGCAGCTCTGTTCACTCTTATCGTGGACCAGGCCTGGAAGAAGGCATGAAAATCTTCCAGGAACTGAAAGATACCTTTGGTGTGAAAATCATTACTGATGTTCACACAGAAGAACAGGCTCAGCCGGTATCGGAAGTGGTTGATGTGATCCAGCTTCCTGCGTTCCTTGCCCGCCAGACAGATCTGGTTGAGGCGATGGCGAAAACAGGTTCTGTAATTAATGTTAAAAAGCCTCAGTTTATGAGCCCTGGTCAGGTTGGCAACATTGTAGAAAAGTTTGCTGAGTGTGGTAACGAGCAGGTGATTCTGTGTGAGCGCGGCTCTTGCCACGGTTACGACAACCTGGTTGTGGATATGCTTGGTTTTGGTGTAATGAAAAAATCATCAAACGGCAGCCCGATTATTTTTGATGTGACTCATTCACTACAGATGCGTGATCCTTCTGGTGCCGCTTCCGGTGGTCGTCGTGAGCAGACGGTTGAGCTGGCCAAAGCAGGCCTGGCGACAGGTATCGCAGGTCTGTTTATCGAAGCGCATCCAAATCCTGATAAAGCTCGATGTGATGGCCCTTCAGCACTTCCTCTGGACAAGCTGGAGCCATTCCTGGCTCAGATGAAAGCGCTGGATGATCTGATTAAAGGTTTTGAACCGATTGATATTAAGTAG
- the ushA gene encoding bifunctional UDP-sugar hydrolase/5'-nucleotidase UshA, which yields MKERLILKTALSAAILATLAGCASGPQWEEDQTYKLTILHTNDHHGRFWHNKYGEYGMAARKTLVDDLREEIRAEGGSVLLLSGGDINTGVPESDLQDAEPDFKGMNMLGYDAMALGNHEFDNPLEVLEQQMDWANFPMLSANIYDKETGKRKYQAYQMFEKQGIKIALIGLTTEDTMKIGNPEYISSLDFRDPKEEAKKLIAEIKKTEKPDLIFAVTHMGHYANAMSGVNAPGDVALARYLDEGDLDMIVGGHSQEPVCMEGPNMYNKNFKPGESCEPDNQNGTWIVQAHEWGKYVGRADFEFINGELEMVSYNLIPVNLKKKIKVDGKKKRVFIQDEIAQDAEMKAFLQPYQDKGQEKLGIKVAETNGRLEGERNIVRFNQTNLGRLIATAQMESAKADFGVMNSGGVRASMDAGDITYKDVLTVQPFGNAITFTDMKGSEVIDYLNVVATKPVDSGAYAQFAGISMTVADGKVSDVLIGGKPVDMNKIYRFTVPSFNAAGGDGYPKLTGHPGYVNTGFVDAGVLKDYLEKNSPIDVSKYEPKGEMVYK from the coding sequence ATGAAGGAACGCCTGATTCTTAAAACTGCATTAAGTGCAGCTATTCTTGCGACGCTAGCCGGTTGTGCTTCTGGTCCTCAGTGGGAAGAAGATCAGACTTATAAGCTAACCATTCTGCATACTAACGACCATCATGGCCGCTTCTGGCACAACAAGTATGGTGAGTACGGTATGGCTGCTCGTAAGACTCTGGTGGATGACCTGCGTGAAGAGATTCGTGCGGAAGGCGGCAGTGTATTACTGCTTTCTGGTGGTGATATTAATACGGGAGTTCCAGAGTCTGACCTTCAGGACGCAGAGCCGGATTTCAAAGGCATGAACATGCTTGGTTATGATGCAATGGCTCTGGGTAACCATGAATTTGATAACCCGCTCGAGGTGCTTGAGCAGCAGATGGATTGGGCTAACTTCCCTATGCTTTCTGCGAATATTTATGATAAGGAAACCGGCAAGCGTAAGTATCAGGCTTATCAGATGTTTGAAAAGCAGGGTATTAAGATTGCACTTATCGGTCTGACAACTGAAGACACAATGAAGATCGGTAACCCAGAGTACATCAGTTCACTGGACTTCCGTGATCCGAAGGAAGAAGCGAAGAAGCTGATTGCTGAGATCAAGAAGACGGAAAAACCAGATCTGATTTTCGCGGTAACTCATATGGGTCACTACGCTAACGCGATGAGCGGCGTAAACGCACCGGGTGATGTTGCTCTTGCCCGTTACCTTGATGAAGGTGACCTGGACATGATTGTGGGTGGTCACTCACAGGAGCCTGTCTGTATGGAAGGCCCTAACATGTACAATAAGAACTTTAAGCCGGGCGAATCTTGTGAACCGGATAACCAGAACGGTACCTGGATTGTACAGGCGCATGAGTGGGGTAAATATGTTGGCCGTGCTGACTTTGAATTTATCAATGGTGAACTGGAGATGGTTAGCTATAACCTGATCCCGGTTAACCTGAAGAAGAAGATCAAGGTTGATGGTAAGAAGAAGCGCGTATTTATTCAGGATGAGATTGCACAAGATGCTGAAATGAAGGCATTCCTGCAGCCTTATCAGGATAAGGGTCAGGAGAAGCTTGGTATCAAGGTAGCAGAGACGAATGGCCGTCTTGAAGGTGAGCGTAATATCGTTCGCTTTAACCAGACTAACCTTGGCCGTCTGATTGCGACAGCTCAGATGGAGAGCGCAAAAGCTGACTTTGGTGTGATGAACTCTGGTGGTGTGCGTGCGTCAATGGATGCTGGTGATATTACTTACAAAGACGTTCTGACTGTTCAGCCGTTTGGTAATGCGATTACCTTTACTGATATGAAGGGTAGCGAAGTTATTGATTATCTGAATGTTGTAGCGACTAAGCCGGTGGATTCTGGTGCTTACGCTCAGTTTGCAGGTATTTCTATGACGGTTGCTGACGGTAAGGTGAGTGATGTCCTGATCGGTGGTAAGCCGGTTGATATGAATAAGATTTACCGCTTCACTGTACCAAGCTTTAACGCTGCTGGTGGTGACGGTTATCCTAAGCTGACTGGCCACCCAGGCTATGTAAACACTGGCTTTGTTGATGCAGGCGTGCTGAAAGATTACCTGGAGAAAAACTCTCCGATTGATGTTAGCAAGTACGAGCCTAAGGGTGAGATGGTTTATAAGTAA
- the ybaK gene encoding Cys-tRNA(Pro) deacylase, whose protein sequence is MTPAINLLKKKKISHVLRQYQHDPNCQSYGMEAAEALGMDPKQVFKTLLFSVNGEARNLAVAIIPVDEKLNLKQAAKAMKAKKADMADPDIAQKVTGYIVGGISPLGQKKALPTFIDSSAEAQETILISGGKRGLDIELAPQDLIVVTRGVYCQLTA, encoded by the coding sequence ATGACTCCGGCAATAAATCTATTAAAAAAGAAAAAAATCTCTCACGTACTACGCCAGTATCAGCATGATCCAAACTGTCAGAGCTATGGTATGGAAGCGGCTGAAGCTTTAGGGATGGATCCGAAGCAGGTGTTTAAAACTCTGCTGTTTAGCGTTAATGGTGAAGCAAGAAATCTGGCGGTGGCAATTATTCCGGTGGATGAGAAGCTGAATCTGAAGCAGGCGGCTAAGGCGATGAAAGCGAAAAAAGCGGATATGGCGGATCCGGATATCGCTCAGAAGGTGACGGGATATATTGTTGGTGGCATAAGCCCTCTGGGACAAAAGAAAGCACTGCCGACGTTTATAGACAGCAGCGCTGAAGCTCAGGAGACGATTTTGATTTCAGGAGGAAAGCGGGGACTGGATATTGAGCTTGCCCCGCAGGATCTGATTGTGGTTACGCGTGGAGTATATTGTCAGTTAACCGCATAG
- the rluF gene encoding 23S rRNA pseudouridine(2604) synthase RluF, which produces MSQDTAKRLNKFISETGYCSRREADRLIDQGRVTINGSVPEMGTKVQPGDDVLVDGNPLKKKEKPIYIALNKPTGITCTTERDVQGNIVDFIGHKQRIFPIGRLDKPSDGLIFLTNDGDIVNKILRAGNNHEKEYVVRVDKPITKEFIKQMSSGVKILDTVTLPCKVTQETKFSFRIVLTQGLNRQIRRMCEALGYEVYKLRRVRIMNITIDGIPNGQWRYLSDEEVAEILRMSEDSVGTEEASKVDGEGRRIRKATDAKLFDSRDENQTSTARRNQKPKHRTYSGKGADEFRHSPKKRNEQKRSSGKPARSDSKPSSGSKPAKRPAKRVTGTLSLKK; this is translated from the coding sequence ATGTCACAAGATACTGCTAAACGCCTGAATAAATTTATTAGTGAAACAGGGTATTGCTCCCGCCGCGAAGCCGACCGCTTAATCGATCAGGGCCGGGTCACCATCAACGGCTCAGTGCCTGAAATGGGCACCAAAGTACAGCCTGGCGATGACGTACTGGTAGACGGCAACCCTCTGAAGAAAAAAGAGAAACCAATCTATATCGCCCTGAACAAACCAACCGGTATCACCTGCACAACAGAACGCGATGTTCAGGGTAATATCGTTGACTTTATCGGGCACAAACAACGCATCTTTCCTATCGGCAGACTGGATAAGCCATCAGACGGCCTGATCTTCCTGACCAACGACGGTGATATCGTCAATAAGATTCTGCGCGCAGGCAACAACCACGAAAAAGAGTACGTGGTTCGTGTAGATAAACCGATCACCAAAGAATTTATCAAGCAGATGTCTTCCGGAGTTAAAATTCTGGATACAGTGACGCTGCCATGTAAAGTCACTCAGGAAACCAAATTCTCATTCCGCATCGTTCTGACTCAGGGACTTAACCGCCAGATCCGCCGTATGTGTGAAGCTCTGGGCTATGAAGTCTATAAACTTCGCCGGGTACGCATTATGAACATCACCATTGACGGCATTCCAAACGGTCAATGGCGCTACCTGAGCGATGAGGAAGTGGCAGAAATACTGCGCATGAGTGAAGACTCAGTGGGAACCGAAGAGGCATCTAAAGTGGACGGTGAAGGACGAAGAATCCGAAAAGCTACCGATGCCAAGCTTTTCGACAGCCGCGATGAGAACCAGACTTCAACAGCAAGACGCAACCAGAAACCAAAGCATCGTACGTACAGCGGTAAAGGTGCAGATGAATTCAGGCACTCTCCGAAAAAACGTAACGAACAGAAGCGTTCTTCCGGAAAACCGGCAAGATCGGATTCCAAGCCCTCTTCAGGCTCAAAGCCTGCTAAAAGGCCTGCAAAAAGAGTGACCGGTACTTTATCCCTGAAAAAGTGA
- the smrA gene encoding DNA endonuclease SmrA: MSHEDDLDLFQQMMGDVKPLTQDTAEHQKKHKVTEAHIARREAAVWLSEQDPEYLSLDNAPMLKPEDIIEFKRDGVQDGVYRKLRLGKYPIQAKLDLHRKTLEQARDEVVKFLKQCLRMDIRTVIIVHGKGERSNPPALMKSYAADWLRQIKDVMCVHSAQRHHGGSGAVYVMLRKSDEKKLENRERHQKRMG, from the coding sequence ATGTCTCACGAAGATGATCTAGATTTATTTCAGCAAATGATGGGGGATGTCAAACCCCTGACGCAAGATACTGCTGAACACCAGAAAAAACACAAAGTTACTGAAGCCCACATAGCAAGAAGGGAAGCCGCCGTCTGGCTCAGTGAACAGGATCCTGAATACCTGTCGCTTGACAATGCTCCAATGCTTAAGCCTGAGGACATCATCGAGTTTAAAAGAGATGGTGTTCAGGATGGCGTATACCGCAAGTTACGCTTAGGGAAATACCCTATTCAGGCGAAGCTCGACCTGCACAGGAAAACACTTGAGCAAGCCAGAGACGAAGTGGTTAAGTTTCTGAAACAGTGCCTGAGAATGGATATCCGGACCGTAATCATAGTCCATGGCAAAGGCGAACGTTCAAATCCGCCTGCTTTAATGAAAAGCTACGCCGCCGACTGGCTTCGCCAGATTAAGGATGTCATGTGTGTTCACAGCGCTCAGAGGCATCACGGTGGCAGCGGTGCTGTGTACGTTATGCTGCGTAAAAGCGATGAGAAAAAGCTGGAAAACAGAGAACGCCACCAAAAACGTATGGGTTAA
- a CDS encoding DUF2956 domain-containing protein, translating to MAKNKTPISAETQTEAMKIAKATQKPGQTKEQTKLIAQGIEKGIAQYKKQQKERARLADKAKKKERKDKIRQQVTEESQVETVETKASTGTSNSMLPWALLVISWMGFFAYLQV from the coding sequence ATGGCCAAAAACAAAACTCCAATATCCGCAGAAACACAAACCGAAGCGATGAAAATAGCTAAAGCCACACAAAAACCGGGGCAGACAAAAGAGCAGACCAAACTTATCGCGCAGGGCATCGAAAAAGGGATCGCCCAATACAAAAAGCAGCAGAAAGAGAGAGCCAGACTGGCTGATAAAGCGAAAAAGAAAGAGCGCAAAGATAAGATCCGGCAGCAAGTGACGGAAGAAAGTCAGGTTGAGACGGTGGAAACAAAGGCATCAACCGGGACGTCGAATAGTATGTTGCCTTGGGCACTTTTGGTTATTAGCTGGATGGGATTTTTTGCCTATTTGCAGGTTTAG
- a CDS encoding DUF2919 domain-containing protein, whose amino-acid sequence MQYSIEQYDKHGFLQVPVWLSLSWFFLAKAWVVFIMAGVSRDAGVKVLEVIYPVTSTLYIGLIVGAPVLILFWLLGLRHPDRKWVLKVIHYGRALTISVTLAQIGLSAYQVYLDGGRFSWANALSLLMLFWILIFVMRSRRVRDCFRSPLLN is encoded by the coding sequence GTGCAGTATTCAATTGAGCAGTATGACAAGCATGGCTTTCTTCAGGTGCCGGTATGGTTATCGCTAAGCTGGTTTTTTCTGGCTAAGGCCTGGGTGGTTTTTATTATGGCCGGAGTCAGCCGTGATGCCGGGGTTAAGGTGCTGGAAGTGATTTATCCGGTAACCTCCACTTTGTATATAGGTTTGATAGTTGGAGCTCCGGTGTTGATTTTATTTTGGCTGCTTGGTCTTCGGCATCCGGACCGGAAGTGGGTTTTGAAGGTGATTCATTACGGCAGGGCTTTAACGATAAGCGTGACACTGGCCCAGATTGGGCTTTCGGCTTATCAGGTCTATCTGGATGGCGGACGCTTTAGCTGGGCAAATGCATTATCCCTGCTTATGCTGTTCTGGATTCTTATTTTTGTGATGAGAAGTCGGAGGGTAAGGGATTGTTTTCGCTCACCTTTGCTTAACTAA
- a CDS encoding Dyp-type peroxidase, with protein sequence MSVYQSAIVPEAGPFALYVQLKVRSEAAKVLAQVKLLPQLVKELNDTQPGADLTVSVAFDHGFWSQTNQAMPEELIPFAPLGEGEITAPATDVDMIIHCHSNRHDLHFYLLRKLMAEISEFVDVVDETYGYRYLDARDMTDFIDGTENPEGDERAEVAIIPEGEFAGGSYVLAQRFIHNLPAWNRLSVSAQEKVIGRTKPDSVELDDVPAASHVGRVDIKEEGVGLKIVRHSLPYGSVSGDHGLLFIAYCNTLHNIKTMLESMYGVTDGKTDQMLRFTKAVTGAYFFAPCEEMLQKVEIA encoded by the coding sequence ATGTCAGTTTATCAATCTGCAATTGTCCCGGAAGCAGGGCCATTTGCATTATATGTTCAACTAAAAGTTCGTTCAGAAGCAGCAAAGGTGCTTGCTCAGGTTAAGTTGCTTCCGCAGTTAGTAAAAGAGCTGAACGATACTCAGCCAGGCGCAGACCTTACGGTTTCCGTCGCTTTTGATCATGGCTTCTGGTCTCAGACAAACCAGGCAATGCCTGAGGAGTTAATTCCTTTTGCTCCTTTAGGTGAGGGCGAGATCACCGCTCCGGCAACCGATGTGGATATGATTATTCACTGCCATTCAAACCGTCATGATCTGCACTTCTATCTGCTTCGCAAGCTAATGGCTGAGATTTCTGAATTTGTCGATGTGGTGGATGAGACCTACGGCTATCGCTACCTTGATGCCCGCGATATGACGGACTTTATTGATGGTACAGAAAATCCGGAAGGAGATGAGCGTGCAGAGGTAGCCATTATCCCTGAAGGTGAGTTCGCTGGTGGCAGCTATGTTCTGGCTCAGCGTTTTATTCACAATCTTCCGGCATGGAACCGCCTGTCTGTTTCTGCTCAGGAGAAGGTGATTGGCCGTACTAAGCCTGATTCTGTTGAGCTTGATGATGTTCCTGCTGCGTCGCATGTGGGCCGGGTGGATATCAAGGAAGAAGGTGTTGGCCTTAAGATTGTACGTCACAGCCTGCCATATGGCTCTGTTTCCGGCGATCACGGTCTGCTGTTTATCGCTTACTGTAATACGCTGCACAATATCAAAACCATGCTGGAAAGCATGTACGGTGTAACAGACGGTAAGACGGACCAGATGCTGCGCTTTACCAAAGCGGTGACGGGCGCTTATTTCTTTGCTCCGTGTGAAGAGATGCTGCAAAAGGTTGAAATCGCTTAA
- a CDS encoding flagellin, with protein MAVTVNTNVPALIAQRNLGLASHKLSQSLERLSSGNRINSAKDDAAGLQISNRLESQMSGLDMAVRNANDGISIMQTAEGAMKETTSILQRMRDLSLQSANGSNSKADRVALQEEMSALDDELNRIAETTSFGGRKLLNGNFASASFQIGAGSGEAVQVGLKNMRSDTRDMGGISYVAEGMADKSWKVKDGKNTFNMSFTNAQGREENIQIKAKAGDDIEELATYINGQTDAVSASVNEDGQLQIFMAGDRAGGAISFSGGLASELSMAGPVYETVHDLDITSVGGSQRAVSVIDSALKFVDSHRSELGAYQNRFDHAINNLSNIHENLASSKSRIKDTDFAKETTAMIRQQILQQVSTSVLAQAKQTPNLALSLLG; from the coding sequence ATGGCTGTTACCGTTAATACCAATGTTCCTGCATTGATAGCACAACGTAACTTAGGATTGGCATCACATAAGCTGAGCCAGTCCCTTGAGCGTTTGTCTTCAGGAAACCGTATTAACAGTGCAAAAGATGACGCTGCCGGATTGCAGATCTCCAATCGTTTAGAGTCTCAGATGAGCGGCCTGGATATGGCGGTGAGAAATGCCAACGATGGCATTTCCATTATGCAGACGGCGGAAGGGGCAATGAAAGAGACAACCAGCATACTTCAGCGTATGCGGGATCTTTCTCTGCAGTCGGCCAATGGTTCTAACAGTAAAGCGGACAGGGTTGCGCTTCAGGAAGAGATGTCAGCGCTGGACGATGAACTGAACCGGATTGCTGAAACCACCTCCTTTGGCGGAAGAAAGCTTCTTAATGGTAATTTTGCCAGTGCTTCTTTCCAGATAGGAGCGGGCTCTGGTGAAGCGGTTCAGGTTGGCCTGAAGAATATGCGTTCTGATACCCGTGATATGGGCGGTATCTCCTATGTGGCAGAAGGGATGGCTGATAAGAGCTGGAAAGTGAAGGACGGAAAGAATACGTTCAATATGTCATTTACTAATGCTCAGGGCCGGGAAGAGAACATTCAGATTAAAGCTAAAGCGGGCGATGATATTGAAGAGCTGGCTACTTATATCAATGGTCAGACGGATGCGGTTTCTGCTTCGGTTAATGAAGACGGGCAGCTGCAGATATTTATGGCCGGAGATCGTGCCGGTGGCGCTATCAGTTTTAGTGGTGGCTTGGCAAGCGAGCTCTCCATGGCCGGTCCCGTGTATGAAACGGTGCATGATTTAGATATCACTAGCGTGGGTGGTTCGCAAAGGGCGGTATCGGTTATTGATAGCGCGCTGAAATTTGTAGATAGCCACCGTTCTGAGCTCGGTGCATATCAGAACCGTTTTGATCATGCGATTAATAATCTGAGCAATATCCACGAAAACTTAGCCAGCTCCAAGAGCCGGATAAAAGATACCGACTTTGCCAAAGAAACCACCGCCATGATCAGGCAACAGATACTTCAGCAAGTAAGCACTTCGGTTCTGGCACAGGCAAAACAGACGCCTAACCTTGCTTTGAGCTTGCTTGGGTAG
- a CDS encoding flagellin: MAVNVNTNVAAMTAQRHLNSAANNLNGSMERLSSGFKINSAKDDAAGLQISNRLNVQSRGLDVAVRNANDGISIAQTAEGAMKETTNILQRMRDLSLQSANGSNTKADRVAIQEEVVALNDELNRIAETTSFGGNRLLNGTHGTKSFQIGADNGEAVMLQLKDMRSDNAMMGGESYKAENGQGKDWKVSQDSTFTMSMTDKFGDLQEITVNAKAGDDIEELATYINGQQDLVKASVDEEGRLQVFAGNNKVEGDVSFGGDIAGELGMGGPTAVTVDTIDVTSVGGSQEAVAIVDAALKYVDQHRSELGAFQNRFDHAINNLDNINENVNASKSRIKDTDFAKETTSMTKSQILQQASTSVLAQAKQAPNSALSLLG, encoded by the coding sequence ATGGCAGTTAATGTAAATACCAACGTAGCAGCAATGACAGCTCAACGACACCTGAACAGTGCAGCTAACAACCTGAATGGTTCAATGGAACGTTTGTCTTCTGGCTTCAAAATCAACAGCGCAAAAGACGACGCAGCGGGTCTTCAAATCTCTAACCGTTTGAACGTACAGAGTCGCGGTCTGGATGTAGCGGTACGAAATGCAAACGACGGCATCTCGATTGCTCAGACAGCAGAAGGTGCGATGAAAGAGACCACCAACATCCTGCAACGTATGCGTGACCTTTCACTACAATCAGCGAATGGCTCTAACACTAAGGCAGACCGTGTAGCGATTCAGGAAGAGGTTGTGGCACTGAATGACGAACTGAACCGTATCGCAGAAACCACATCTTTCGGTGGTAACCGTCTGCTAAACGGTACTCACGGTACTAAGTCATTCCAGATTGGCGCAGACAACGGTGAAGCGGTAATGCTTCAGCTAAAAGACATGCGCTCTGATAACGCAATGATGGGTGGCGAAAGCTACAAAGCAGAAAATGGTCAGGGTAAAGACTGGAAAGTATCCCAGGACTCTACTTTCACCATGAGCATGACTGACAAGTTCGGTGACCTTCAGGAAATCACAGTAAACGCGAAAGCGGGTGACGATATTGAAGAGCTTGCGACTTACATCAACGGTCAGCAGGATCTGGTAAAAGCTTCAGTCGATGAAGAAGGCCGTCTGCAGGTATTTGCAGGTAACAACAAGGTTGAAGGCGATGTATCCTTCGGTGGCGATATTGCCGGTGAATTGGGCATGGGTGGTCCGACAGCAGTAACGGTTGATACTATCGATGTAACATCAGTAGGTGGTTCACAGGAAGCGGTAGCGATTGTGGATGCGGCCCTGAAATATGTAGACCAGCACCGTTCAGAGCTGGGTGCATTCCAGAACCGATTCGACCATGCGATTAACAACTTAGACAACATCAACGAAAACGTGAATGCGTCTAAGAGCCGAATCAAGGATACAGACTTCGCGAAGGAAACCACTTCGATGACCAAGTCTCAGATTCTGCAGCAGGCTTCTACTTCTGTGCTGGCACAGGCGAAGCAGGCACCAAACTCAGCACTAAGCCTGCTAGGTTAA